In Pseudoalteromonas sp. MM1, a single window of DNA contains:
- a CDS encoding lactonase family protein, giving the protein MSLWLTGLHIRLKNCTQWFVFISITFCLGGCQSIRDEQSELSYFLVGSYTNEPDQGIYLVSYNEYHGQLTNESVVAAAIEPSYLNWQPTINKLYSIGRTLDKKSVINVYDWQGNAFSTLKTYPIEGEGLCHINVSDDRQQLAVVNYTTGNSELFDIDRSGLLTLRGQFTNTGSSVTPRQHSAHLHFAGWDKQSRYLYLTDLGTDEIIVFDSFKNDFTPVHRITLTPGDGPRHLAFHPTKKLVFSLNELSNSISIFKILQNGDLLHVSQTNIMPTTGQQQNLASAIRISEDGRHVYVALRGEDTIYGYQLTAEPGLQLINKVSSGGLHPRDFNFSKSQKQLLVANQYSNNVVVIKRDSVSGKLYSTQSQLHINAPSYVSYFN; this is encoded by the coding sequence ATGAGCTTATGGTTAACAGGATTACATATTCGTCTTAAAAACTGCACTCAGTGGTTTGTTTTTATCTCTATTACTTTTTGCCTTGGCGGTTGTCAAAGTATCAGAGATGAACAATCTGAACTTAGTTATTTTTTAGTCGGGAGCTACACAAATGAGCCTGATCAGGGGATATATTTAGTTTCTTATAACGAATATCATGGACAATTAACTAACGAAAGTGTGGTGGCGGCGGCAATCGAACCAAGCTACCTAAATTGGCAACCGACAATAAACAAATTGTATAGCATTGGCAGAACGCTTGATAAAAAATCTGTTATTAATGTGTATGACTGGCAAGGTAATGCGTTTTCAACGCTAAAAACATACCCAATTGAAGGAGAAGGGCTATGTCATATTAATGTCTCGGATGATCGTCAACAGTTAGCAGTTGTTAATTACACAACAGGTAATAGTGAGTTGTTTGATATTGACAGATCTGGTTTATTAACATTACGGGGTCAATTTACAAATACAGGAAGTAGTGTTACTCCTAGACAACATAGTGCTCATTTACATTTTGCTGGCTGGGATAAGCAAAGCCGCTATTTATATTTAACGGATTTAGGGACTGACGAGATAATTGTTTTTGATAGCTTCAAAAATGATTTTACACCAGTACATCGCATTACATTAACACCAGGAGATGGGCCTCGTCATCTTGCTTTTCATCCCACTAAAAAATTAGTGTTTAGTTTAAATGAACTGAGTAACAGTATTAGTATCTTCAAAATATTGCAAAATGGCGATTTATTACACGTTTCACAAACAAATATAATGCCCACAACTGGCCAGCAACAAAATCTTGCATCGGCAATTCGTATCAGTGAGGATGGTCGGCATGTATACGTGGCACTACGTGGAGAAGATACTATTTATGGCTATCAATTAACGGCAGAACCCGGACTTCAACTAATTAATAAAGTTTCAAGTGGTGGTTTACATCCACGAGATTTTAATTTTTCTAAATCACAGAAACAGTTATTAGTAGCTAATCAATATAGTAATAATGTTGTGGTTATTAAGCGCGATTCAGTATCTGGAAAATTATATTCAACACAGAGTCAGCTGCACATTAATGCCCCATCTTATGTCAGTTATTTCAATTAG
- a CDS encoding LamG-like jellyroll fold domain-containing protein, translated as MAEQMTTHQQQLLAAYLAGEDVADELLEACQHDANLLAQVSKYVTSERLLKAHHQSVVQSDKFTHSVMAQLSEQQKPVQAKHTMSWLSSPYALAASIMLFVSVIFMAQHLDYTNKFAEVTKMTASYNANFSVGSELGQGDIILEHGYSEILLDNGVVLVLEAPVKVNLQSKDKVTLHHGKLVARVPENAIGFRVDTPSSEIIDLGTEFGVEVSNSGESQVHVLDGEIKARGNKMQSYQLLKKDQALAFDLNNQVTSFVSVPSDFMRVLPGDSIEEPHLLHWSFDKKQQHNYPSSGRGIDGQQYLATDKSPIDEPLTDIAGVFDKAISFNGTNNWLETHYPGIGSDNPRTVAFWLKIPSDFLPEHAYGIVSWGLQQDYSAWQISPNPELIDGPLGRIRIGTYNAQIVGSTDLRDDEWHHIAVVLYGGVESNLATHVLLYVDGKLEKTQKKSIAKVATNLQHPASRPLTIGKNIGYIEGATHEKQMFFRGGLDELYVVEAALNQQQIIQLMTSNQLN; from the coding sequence ATGGCTGAACAAATGACGACGCACCAACAACAATTACTAGCTGCGTATTTAGCTGGTGAAGATGTTGCCGATGAGTTACTCGAAGCCTGTCAGCATGATGCTAATTTACTTGCACAAGTCAGTAAATATGTGACGAGTGAACGTTTATTAAAAGCGCATCATCAATCCGTTGTGCAATCAGACAAGTTTACCCATAGTGTCATGGCACAGTTAAGCGAACAGCAAAAGCCGGTTCAGGCCAAACATACCATGAGTTGGCTTTCAAGCCCGTATGCGCTTGCTGCAAGTATTATGCTTTTTGTCAGTGTTATATTTATGGCACAGCACTTGGATTACACAAATAAGTTTGCTGAAGTCACAAAAATGACCGCCTCTTATAACGCCAACTTTTCTGTTGGCAGTGAATTAGGTCAAGGAGACATTATTCTTGAACATGGTTACAGTGAAATTTTATTAGATAATGGCGTGGTACTGGTCTTAGAAGCACCGGTTAAAGTGAATTTACAGTCCAAAGATAAAGTAACGCTTCATCATGGCAAGTTAGTGGCGAGAGTGCCAGAAAATGCAATTGGTTTTAGAGTTGATACCCCAAGTTCTGAAATTATAGATTTAGGCACCGAATTTGGTGTCGAAGTGTCTAATAGCGGTGAATCTCAAGTACACGTGCTTGATGGTGAAATAAAAGCACGTGGCAACAAAATGCAGTCTTACCAACTCCTTAAAAAAGATCAGGCATTAGCATTTGATTTAAATAATCAGGTCACCAGCTTTGTTAGCGTACCCTCTGATTTTATGCGTGTATTGCCTGGAGACTCAATAGAAGAGCCTCATTTATTACATTGGTCATTTGATAAAAAGCAGCAGCATAATTATCCCTCCAGCGGACGGGGTATTGATGGGCAGCAGTATTTAGCCACAGATAAATCTCCTATTGATGAACCGTTAACAGACATAGCGGGCGTATTTGATAAGGCAATTAGCTTTAATGGCACGAACAACTGGCTGGAAACACATTATCCCGGAATTGGTAGTGATAACCCTAGAACAGTTGCTTTCTGGTTGAAAATCCCCAGTGATTTCTTACCTGAACACGCATATGGGATTGTGAGCTGGGGATTACAGCAGGATTATTCAGCGTGGCAAATTTCCCCTAATCCTGAGTTGATCGATGGACCATTAGGTAGGATCAGAATAGGAACCTATAACGCTCAAATTGTTGGTAGTACGGATCTACGAGATGATGAGTGGCATCATATAGCCGTGGTATTATATGGTGGTGTTGAAAGCAATCTTGCCACACATGTTTTGTTATACGTTGATGGAAAGCTTGAAAAAACTCAAAAGAAATCAATAGCTAAAGTTGCGACAAATCTACAGCATCCAGCATCGAGGCCGCTTACGATCGGCAAAAATATAGGTTACATCGAGGGTGCAACCCATGAAAAACAAATGTTCTTTAGAGGCGGGTTAGATGAGCTTTATGTGGTGGAAGCTGCATTGAATCAACAACAAATAATACAATTAATGACAAGTAATCAGTTAAATTAG
- a CDS encoding RNA polymerase sigma factor, translated as MKENIIPINGKSDAFIVDEILQGNVAAYALLVDRYQSAVKAFLVVRLKTPHDAEDLAQETFIVAFKKIADFNNESSFLAWLRGIAAYLLKNHQRKHRAVPLGSADELEQLINQHIDEHIHEGSELDMFDNLTICLEKLSDKMRNLLTEHYTLGVSLAELCRKYEDKHSTMTMRLFRIRQTLKTCIDKRIQEQQL; from the coding sequence TTGAAAGAAAATATAATACCAATAAATGGTAAAAGTGACGCTTTTATAGTTGATGAAATATTACAAGGGAATGTTGCTGCGTATGCTCTGTTAGTTGACCGTTATCAGTCTGCAGTGAAGGCGTTTTTAGTCGTTCGATTGAAGACGCCCCATGATGCTGAAGATTTAGCGCAAGAAACTTTTATTGTGGCTTTCAAAAAAATTGCTGATTTTAACAATGAAAGCTCTTTTTTAGCTTGGCTTCGAGGGATTGCCGCTTATTTACTAAAAAATCATCAACGTAAACACCGAGCTGTTCCACTAGGTAGTGCAGATGAATTAGAGCAGTTAATAAATCAACACATTGATGAACACATACATGAGGGTAGTGAGCTTGATATGTTTGATAATTTGACCATTTGCCTTGAAAAACTAAGCGATAAAATGCGTAATTTATTAACTGAACATTACACATTAGGTGTGTCCTTAGCCGAGCTGTGTCGTAAATATGAAGATAAACACTCTACTATGACTATGCGTTTATTTAGAATTCGTCAAACATTGAAAACATGTATTGATAAAAGAATACAGGAACAGCAACTATGA
- a CDS encoding beta-galactosidase has protein sequence MKKIIRCLSVFVYSALVLSGEGAAREFDLQHDSKTILIDDFEHASNSYTLTNKNIATQVIQNKSKVLQLTFSNKHEFSGIIIKPNEPWELSSLGSNALFFDVANDGDFPVMLSVNITGKDKQVQRRTIGLTTKEHATLYFELNSQTLNVDTGLRDTPPSFETTARKMILRGAKLNVDFSQVEIIAIYTETQINPTAVTIDNLRFETIPDENPEFLANIVDQFGQSTQFNYPLKVSSEQQLRAIAKKEINELSKITPRPDRSKFGGWKLGPKLTATGFFRTEKVNGKWALVDPEGYLFFSSGIANARMANTTTFTGIDYRDDSVRKRDPDDVTPEDSKGLNSNLSEYQKSAYTAYPQRRAMFNWLPEYNDKLANHYSYKRSSHLGPIQHGEVFSFYQANLERRYGQQYPGSYIDKWREVTLKRMQDWGFTSFGNWTDASFYNNQQVPYFANGWIIGDFKRLSSGFDYWGAMPDPFDPEFVKRAKITTEVIAQEVQNNPWCIGVFIDNEMSWGGEGSTTLRYGIVLDALSKKTADSPTKSVFSDMLKQKYKTISQLNQAWQRSIQSWELFDNTGVNYKNDSHFNDAMIADLSWLLTRFSDEYFKVVNHSLKSVLPNHLYMGARFTSWGTSPEARWSAKKYADVISYNYYREGLDPMTWDILKELDMPTIIGEFHIGSGDTGHPNPGIIHAANQSDRADMYKTYMKTVIDNPYLIGAHWFQYIDSPITGRAYDGENYNVGFVTTTDIPYPELVEAAKQVHKSLYQNRYGDVKSK, from the coding sequence ATGAAAAAAATAATTAGATGTTTATCTGTCTTTGTTTATTCTGCGTTAGTGTTAAGCGGTGAAGGTGCTGCAAGGGAGTTTGACTTGCAGCACGATAGCAAGACTATTTTAATTGATGACTTTGAACACGCTAGCAACAGTTATACACTCACTAATAAAAATATAGCGACACAGGTGATCCAAAATAAAAGCAAAGTGTTGCAGCTTACTTTTTCGAATAAACATGAGTTTTCAGGGATCATAATCAAGCCAAATGAACCATGGGAATTGAGTTCGTTAGGTAGTAATGCCTTATTTTTTGATGTTGCGAATGATGGTGACTTTCCGGTGATGCTCAGTGTGAATATCACTGGAAAAGATAAACAAGTCCAAAGACGTACAATTGGGCTAACAACTAAAGAGCATGCTACATTATATTTTGAGCTCAACTCCCAGACTTTAAATGTTGATACAGGGCTCAGAGATACACCTCCTAGTTTTGAAACAACTGCACGTAAAATGATTTTGAGAGGCGCTAAACTCAATGTCGATTTTAGCCAAGTTGAAATTATCGCTATTTATACAGAAACACAAATTAATCCAACCGCAGTAACCATCGATAATCTTCGATTTGAAACCATACCCGATGAAAACCCTGAATTTTTAGCAAATATCGTCGATCAGTTTGGTCAATCTACACAGTTTAATTACCCATTAAAAGTTAGCTCTGAGCAACAATTAAGAGCAATCGCAAAAAAAGAAATAAATGAACTGTCTAAAATAACTCCACGGCCTGATAGAAGTAAATTTGGTGGTTGGAAGCTTGGCCCTAAGTTAACGGCAACGGGCTTTTTTCGTACGGAAAAAGTAAATGGTAAATGGGCGTTAGTTGATCCTGAAGGCTATTTGTTTTTTTCCTCTGGTATTGCTAACGCAAGAATGGCGAACACAACAACATTTACAGGCATAGACTATCGTGATGATTCTGTCAGAAAGCGTGACCCTGATGATGTAACCCCAGAAGACTCCAAAGGTTTAAATAGTAATTTATCTGAATATCAAAAGTCAGCTTACACTGCTTATCCACAGCGACGAGCCATGTTTAACTGGCTGCCAGAGTATAATGATAAATTAGCAAATCATTATAGTTACAAGCGCTCGTCTCATCTTGGGCCAATTCAACATGGTGAAGTATTTAGCTTTTACCAAGCAAATTTAGAACGCCGCTATGGTCAACAATATCCAGGTTCTTATATTGATAAATGGCGAGAAGTAACTTTAAAAAGAATGCAAGACTGGGGGTTCACTTCATTTGGAAATTGGACTGATGCTAGTTTTTATAACAATCAACAAGTTCCTTATTTTGCGAATGGTTGGATCATCGGTGACTTTAAAAGGCTGAGTTCTGGTTTTGATTATTGGGGAGCCATGCCTGACCCTTTCGATCCAGAATTTGTTAAGAGAGCGAAAATAACCACCGAGGTTATTGCCCAAGAGGTACAAAATAACCCTTGGTGTATTGGGGTGTTTATTGATAACGAAATGAGTTGGGGAGGTGAGGGTTCAACAACCTTACGCTATGGTATCGTGCTTGATGCGTTATCTAAAAAAACTGCAGATAGCCCGACCAAATCAGTGTTCAGCGATATGCTAAAACAAAAATATAAAACCATTAGCCAGCTAAACCAAGCATGGCAGAGATCTATTCAGTCTTGGGAATTATTTGATAATACTGGCGTTAATTATAAAAACGACAGTCATTTTAATGATGCTATGATTGCAGATCTCTCTTGGTTGTTAACGCGCTTCTCTGATGAATATTTTAAGGTTGTAAACCATTCTTTAAAGTCAGTATTACCTAACCATCTGTATATGGGAGCGAGATTTACTTCTTGGGGTACATCGCCAGAAGCTCGTTGGTCTGCTAAAAAGTATGCTGATGTGATCAGTTATAACTATTATCGGGAAGGTTTAGACCCGATGACATGGGACATTTTGAAAGAACTTGATATGCCGACAATTATTGGGGAATTTCATATTGGTTCAGGCGATACAGGTCATCCGAATCCTGGCATCATACATGCTGCTAATCAAAGCGATCGTGCTGATATGTATAAAACTTATATGAAAACAGTAATTGATAACCCATATTTAATTGGTGCTCATTGGTTCCAATATATTGATTCGCCAATTACTGGCAGGGCGTATGATGGTGAAAATTACAATGTTGGATTTGTAACAACGACAGACATTCCCTACCCAGAGTTAGTCGAAGCGGCTAAACAAGTTCATAAATCCTTGTATCAAAATCGTTATGGTGACGTGAAAAGTAAATAA